TCTTGCTCGCAGCAGTGGGCGCCGCACTGTTCGCGGTATCGACCGGCTTCCTGTCACTTTTGATCGCGCGCGCAATGATCGGGGTTGGTGTGGCGGCGGCGCTGACAGCAGGTCTGAAATCCATAATCCTTTGGTTCCCCAGGGAGCGAGTTGCCTTGCTGAACGGCTACATGGTCATGCTGGGCTCGCTAGGAGCGGTGACCGCTACTGCTCCCGTCGAACACCTGCTCGCTTGGATGGGCTGGCGGCAGTTCTTTGAGATCCTGGCAGCCGCTACTGGTGCGATAGCCATTCTCATCTATGTCGTGGTGCCTGAACGAGGCGCTGTCCCATCAACAGCGCGCGCCACCCTTGGCTCCGTTTTCGGCGATCGGCGCTTCTGGCGCATTGCCCCGTTGTCGGCGACTTGCGTTGGATCGGCCTGGTCCCTGCAGGGATTGTGGGCATCGCCGTGGCTGACAGACGTAGAGGGATTTGATCGCGCAAGTCTCGTTAGACAGCTTTTCATGATGTCCATCGTACTTTGCGGCGGCGCTTGGCTGTTCGGTATGACGGTCCATTGCATCAAACGAAAGGGAATCGGGGCTGAGACAATATTGGCGATGGTTGCACTACTGTTTATCGCAGCCGAGTTAGCCTTGATCCTGCGAGCGCCTCTGCCGTCCATCTTGCCATGGTCCGTTGTCGCAATTGTTGGAACAGCGACCGTGGTTAGCTTCGCGGCGATAGCTGATTACTTTCCATCAGAGCTCGCCGGTCGTGCCAACGGTGCCTTGAACGTTCTGCATTTCGGTTGGGCATTTTCGGCTCAATACGCGACAGGCCTGATCCTGGAGCAATGGTCCACGGAGGATGGCCATAGGTCCGTCCTGGCGTATCAAGTTGCGTTCGGACTCAACGTGGCAGTGCAGATCGCGGCGTTCGTTTGGTTCGCGCTACCGTGGCTCCGATCCTTCACCTGGTGGATGGCTTCAATTCCCCTCTTCACGCCGATTTGCGTTTCCGACGTAGTCGAACCGGTCATGTCGTATGAGCAAACTCTCGTACTAATGCCGCCGGATGACGATACGGAGTGGTGAGCCGCGACCCGCAACCTTACGCGTAAGGTTGTCCCGACGAACGCTGACCAGCATTCATTGCGATCGAACTGGGTCATTCGAGCAGGCGTCAAAATATCCGTTCCCAGCCTTTCTTTTCCTACGCCGGGCTACGATCGCTGAAAGCGCTGGTTGCACTACGTCGGTTGGTGGCCTTCTTAATCATCGCCATGAGGACGCTCTTTAGACGTCCTCCTTCGGTGGGGCAG
This is a stretch of genomic DNA from Bradyrhizobium sp. CB2312. It encodes these proteins:
- a CDS encoding MFS transporter; translated protein: MQILIAWCRIACVFLPFAAGYYLSYLFRTINALIASQLSSDTGLGTADLGLLTSVYFLVFAAAQIPVGILLDRFGPRRVQSVLLLLAAVGAALFAVSTGFLSLLIARAMIGVGVAAALTAGLKSIILWFPRERVALLNGYMVMLGSLGAVTATAPVEHLLAWMGWRQFFEILAAATGAIAILIYVVVPERGAVPSTARATLGSVFGDRRFWRIAPLSATCVGSAWSLQGLWASPWLTDVEGFDRASLVRQLFMMSIVLCGGAWLFGMTVHCIKRKGIGAETILAMVALLFIAAELALILRAPLPSILPWSVVAIVGTATVVSFAAIADYFPSELAGRANGALNVLHFGWAFSAQYATGLILEQWSTEDGHRSVLAYQVAFGLNVAVQIAAFVWFALPWLRSFTWWMASIPLFTPICVSDVVEPVMSYEQTLVLMPPDDDTEW